A single genomic interval of Actinomycetota bacterium harbors:
- a CDS encoding NUDIX domain-containing protein yields MSDLVEAAGAIALDQHARLLVVRRGNPPARGRWSLPGGRVQPGEDPPTCVVREVREETGLVVEVVRLVGTLRRPFGEGEYLIHDYLVDVRGGELHAGDDAEDVAWMSRAELVTAGTTEGLLDFLVEHGIHVTP; encoded by the coding sequence ATGAGCGACCTCGTCGAAGCTGCGGGCGCGATCGCGCTGGACCAGCACGCTCGGCTGCTGGTGGTGCGGCGCGGGAACCCGCCAGCACGGGGCCGTTGGTCACTCCCCGGTGGTCGGGTCCAGCCGGGCGAGGATCCGCCCACGTGCGTCGTGCGCGAGGTCCGAGAGGAGACCGGCCTCGTCGTGGAGGTGGTCCGGCTGGTCGGGACGCTGCGACGTCCGTTCGGAGAGGGTGAGTACCTGATCCACGATTACCTCGTCGACGTGCGCGGTGGCGAACTGCACGCTGGCGACGATGCGGAAGACGTTGCGTGGATGAGTCGGGCGGAGCTGGTGACCGCCGGCACGACCGAGGGGCTGCTCGACTTCCTCGTCGAGCACGGGATCCACGTCACGCCCTGA